Proteins from one Sabethes cyaneus chromosome 2, idSabCyanKW18_F2, whole genome shotgun sequence genomic window:
- the LOC128738455 gene encoding feline leukemia virus subgroup C receptor-related protein 2-like, with translation MKNERMFHERSLLVQSLKIANNLDRKKSLSTSIIPTQNQNYLCVPLLHNGLHQAKPLDSQKNNVYEDILVHTAVEKSYQSITRSISQSTLTIPENYSFTSVHIQVYKRRWVMLVLGMLSIAISYVQWIQYSIIANIVMKFYDISAVWVDWTSMIFMVVYILCVFPISFIMDIRNMRQTAVIGSVGTAIGAWIKVFSVDPEQFQMVILGQVVSAFSQVFLLSIPSRLASTWFSPEEASSVCAFGVFAAQLGTAAGFFFTPIVINNHEDIARIGVEMKIFLMAVAGISTVIACMVIAVFKSAPEFAPSHVQALQRTMKPKRKDYWPAVGRLMQDDNYLILVIAYGINVGIFNAFSTLLNQIVTNYFPNGEADAGRIGLALVVLGLLGSMVFGYLLDTMHKYKATAVWACRLSAVTMVIFSLALESRSKKLVSIASIFLGFFMTGFQPIGYEFAAELTFPEPEGPVSGILNISTQIFGIVITLLISGLQQILGDFAGNMVFAAFLMIDANVISLIKSELRRYNTHLEIEQEAAKEQAVDATVCLDSICYEEAPLTFKIDDCSS, from the exons ATGAAAAACGAACGGATGTTTCACGAGAGGAGTTTGCTGGTGCAGTCGTTGAAAATCgcaaacaatttagacagaaaAAAATCACTATCAACATCAATAATTCCTACACAGAATCAAAACTACCTGTGTGTACCTCTATTGCACAATGGACTTCATCAGGCTAAACCGCTGGACtcacagaaaaataatgtataTGAGGACATTCTTGTGCACACTGCGGTTGAGAAATCGTATCAGTCGATAACCCGCAGCATCTCTCAGTCTACGTTAACGATACCAGAGAACTACAGTTTTACTTCTGTGCATATTCAGGTCTATAAACGGCGATGGGTGATGTTGGTGCTTGGAATGCTGAGTATAGCAATCTCGTATGTGCAGTGGATTCAATACAGCATTATAGCGAATATTGTCATGAAATTCTACGACATAAGTGCAGTTTGGGTCGATTGGACCTCGATGATCTTCATGGTGGTGTACATTTTGTGTGTTTTCCCCATATCGTTTATTATGGATATTCGGAATATGCGGCAAACGGCGGTAATTGGATCCGTAGGGACAGCTATAGGAGCGTGGATCAAAGTGTTCTCCGTTGATCCAGAGCAGTTTCAGATGGTCATTTTAGGCCAAGTCGTCTCTGCTTTCTCGCAAGTATTTTTACTTAGCATCCCATCAAGACTGGCATCAACGTGGTTCTCGCCGGAAGAAGCATCTTCCGTGTGTGCCTTTGGCGTATTTGCGGCACAACTTGGTACTGCTGCCGGATTCTTTTTTACTCCGATAGTAATTAACAACCATGAAGATATCGCCCGCATTGGAgtggaaatgaaaatttttctcATGGCAGTGGCAGGAATTTCCACTGTGATCGCCTGTATGGTAATTGCCGTATTCAAATCAGCACCTGAGTTTGCTCCAAGCCACGTGCAAGCTCTACAACGGACGATGAAACCCAAGAGAAAAGATTACTGGCCAGCGGTGGGTCGATTGATGCAGGATGATAACTATTTGATTCTGGTCATAGCTTATGGAATAAACGTTGGCATATTCAACGCATTCTCAACGCTGTTGAATCAAATTGTAACCAACTATTTTCCAAACGGAGAAGCGGATGCTGGGCGTATAGGGCTAGCTTTGGTGGTTCTTGGATTATTAGGATCAATGGTGTTCGGATATCTACTGGATACGATGCACAAATACAAAGCTACAGCGGTATGGGCATGTCGATTGTCTGCGGTTACCATGGTCATATTTTCATTAGCTCTAGAAAGCCGATCAAAGAAGCTGGTATCGATCGCATCAATTTTTCTTGG CTTCTTCATGACGGGATTCCAGCCGATTGGATATGAGTTCGCAGCAGAGTTGACATTTCCCGAACCCGAAGGTCCTGTTTCGGGTATACTAAATATCTCGACGCAAATATTTGGGATTGTCATTACTCTGTTAATCTCTGGTTTACAACAGATACTGGGCGACTTTGCAGGCAACATG GTTTTTGCTGCTTTTTTAATGATTGATGCGAATGTAATTTCTCTAATAAAGTCTGAATTGCGGCGTTATAATACTCATTTGGAAATTGAACAGGAAGCGGCCAAAGAACAAGCCGTGGACGCTACTGTTTGTTTGGATTCCATATGTTACGAAGAGGCACCTTTGACGTTCAAAATTGATGACTGCAGTAGTTGA
- the LOC128737805 gene encoding uncharacterized protein LOC128737805, with translation MQAVRPLANLTVRNAALLSRGYHGPSNFRVFTMNDMPVPEGDFFEEHRRKNRTYNAVLAAGIVIFGITFTIAKESGLIYFNYNPPKSID, from the exons ATGCAGGCTGTACGTCCTCTTGCTAATCTGACTGTTCGCAAcg CTGCGTTGCTCAGCCGTGGATATCATGGGCCAAGCAATTTTCGTGTGTTTACGATGAACGACATGCCCGTGCCGGAGGGTGATTTCTTCGAAGAACATCGCCGCAAAAATCGCACTTACAACGCTGTCCTTGCTGCTGGAATTGTCATATTCGGCATTACCTTCACTATC GCAAAAGAATCTGGACTAATTTATTTCAACTATAACCCACCAAAGAGCATTGATTAG
- the LOC128738704 gene encoding uncharacterized protein LOC128738704, with amino-acid sequence MNSGWILLIYVVIISDVGDFSKNSVRGLLDDRYDYVIIGSDHVAQSLGFHLAKRDLSKTVLVLKSDQCERILEQKMEQDPFVQSISNKFAECAHRMKYQFVNPFSAGQQVGVAYKNLSHSSERQTLLALDPNLKLLTGAHIIRFLYNPASASLLGVEVALNNLNQYIYVDEEMLIAGRCWNDYKPLSTASIISETMLFDLLVGMPLDVSVGSPILAPVLYTKNNEILRQNPTLLPTELFLNVGKAQNREIQQPNARLCMLVGKVKSNNLLWIGFVPSIYSPDDLDYKPDHEESVKILSSTLKIANEITSCDIFKQLNLTLHDQRTPECMKFVGSEQYWTCYIHNKLRRFEKKSTMSKHNNTMLSGDFFLDGVKGLRIIPFGLNTPFLNRQWNRLFPRVNYTVAQTTMSNIPELTMQNRERFSSTMDKFIETLTGLSKEAFEKRVMKHMFTEDSKLSVSGFRNLFEQQKPALFS; translated from the exons ATGAATAGCGGATGGATTTTATTAATTTACGTGGTAATAATTAGtgatgtaggagatttttcaaaaaactccgTTCGAGGCCTCCTGGATGATAGATATGACTATGTAATTATTGGAAGTGATCACGTGGCGCAGAGCTTGGGCTTCCACCTAGCAAAGCGCGATTTGTCCAAAACGGTTCTCGTGCTAAAATCGGATCAGTGTGAGCGGATTTTAGAGCAAAAAATGGAACAAGACCCGTTTGTTCAATCTATTTCGAACAAGTTTGCTGAATGTGCTCACCGAATGAAATACCAGTTCGTCAATCCATTCTCGGCTGGACAGCAAGTTGGTGTTGCATACAAAAACTTAAGCCATAGCAGCGAACGCCAAACTCTGCTTGCGTTAGATCCTAATTTGAAGTTACTGACCGGAGCGCATATCATTCGATTTTTGTACAATCCAG CTTCTGCATCATTGCTGGGTGTTGAAGTTGCATTAAACAATTTGAATCAGTACATTTATGTAGACGAAGAGATGCTGATCGCGGGACGATGCTGGAACGATTACAAGCCTCTATCGACCGCATCAATCATTTCGGAAACAATGCTATTTGATCTGCTGGTTGGAATGCCATTGGATGTCAGTGTGGGAAGTCCGATATTAGCTCCAGTTTTGtacacaaaaaataacgaaatatTGCGACAAAATCCAACTCTTCTTCCAACTGAACTATTCCTCAATGTTGGAAAAGCTCAAAACAGAGAAATACAGCAGCCAAATGCTAGACTGTGTATGCTTGTCGGAAAAGTGAAATCAAATAATCTTTTGTGGATTGGTTTTGTGCCATCGATCTACTCTCCGGACGATCTAGACTACAAACCCGATCATGAAGAAAGCGTTAAAATTTTATCATCAACTTTAAAGATTGCTAATGAAATAACTAGTTGTGATATATTTAAACAACTCAACCTTACTTTACACGACCAGCGTACACCTGAATGCATGAAATTCGTTGGAAGTGAGCAATATTGGACCTGCTACATACATAACAAACTCAGACGGTTCGAGAAG AAATCAACTATGAGCAAGCATAATAATACGATGCTGAGCGGCGACTTTTTTCTTGACGGTGTGAAAGGCCTTCGCATAATACCGTTTGGATTAAATACGCCGTTTTTGAACCGGCAGTGGAATAGGTTATTTCCGCGAGTGAATTACACTGTAGCTCAGACAACGATGAGCAACATTCCGGAATTAACAATGCAGAATAGAGAACGGTTTAGTTCAACAATGGATAAATTTATCGAAACGCTTACAGGTTTGTCCAAGGAAGCATTTGAGAAGCGCGTCATGAAGCACATGTTCACGGAAGATTCGAAACTGAGTGTTTCCGGTTTTAGAAATTTATTTGAACAACAGAAACCCGCACTTTTCTCTTGA
- the LOC128738706 gene encoding major facilitator superfamily domain-containing protein 8-like → MEIFDKFFALQQSEGSRRLGLETQSQYRERWISIRVIYYMGFLIYFAFGVVATMLWPYLNTLDPNAGKVFLAYVFAIPAVLQLIFSPAFGWWKNKVSSIRLPMTVLLIAFIGGHVLYATLECIPTNRKYMLVLSRGFVGLSSVSCTIYRAYISSATAVAERTKTMSYLSLAQTAGLLAGSAMQPIFSILGEDGILVFGVVHFNMYTSIGWFCALLGCVNLVLMQPFIFKDHNIAVREAMKTHNTALSKDLLKTLELRYLPIGLMCMAFAWQMFTYSGFQT, encoded by the exons ATGGAAATCTTCGACAAATTTTTTGCTCTGCAGCAGTCAGAAGGTAGCCGTCGGCTTGGGCTGGAAACTCAAAGCCAATACAGGGAACGATGGATCTCAATTCGTGTTATCTACTACATGGGATTCCTGATATACTTTGCATTTGGAGTTGTAGCGACTATGCTGTGGCCTTATTTGAACACT CTGGATCCTAACGCTGGGAAAGTTTTCTTGGCTTATGTTTTTGCAATTCCAGCAGTACTTCAACTCATTTTTAGTCCAGCATTTGGCTGGTGGAAAAACAAGGTTTCATCAATTAGACTACCAATGACTGTTTTATTGATTGCATTTATTGGTGGTCATGTGCTTTACGCTACCCTTGAGTGCATTCCAACGAATAGAAAGTATATGCTTGTGCTGTCACGAGGTTTTGTAGGACTGTCATCCGTGTCCTGTACGATCTATAGAGCATATATATCCTCAGCGACGGCTGTCGCTGAAAGGACGAAAACCATGTCGTACCTTTCGTTGGCTCAAACCGCCGGTTTGCTAGCTGGATCAGCAATGCAGCCAATATTTTCAATTCTTGGCGAAGATGGGATTCTCGTATTTGGAGTAGTGCACTTTAATATGTACACTTCAATTGGATGGTTTTGTGCTCTGCTTGGATGCGTCAACCTGGTTCTAATGCAACCCTTCATATTCAAAGACCACAATATTGCAGTGCGGGAAGCGATGAAAACGCACAACACTGCACTCTCTAAGGATCTGCTGAAAACACTGGAGCTGAGATATTTGCCAATTGGTCTAATGTGTATGGCCTTTGCGTGGCAGATGTTTACCTACTCTGGCTTTCAAACGTAA
- the LOC128734620 gene encoding major facilitator superfamily domain-containing protein 8 — protein MDFLKRCFIKRPSPEDLSDGLETESQYIARWNSIRIIYYTMFLMSLGFSIILTGVWPYLDKLDPQAGKEFMGWIVGINPVGQLIFCPLIGLWSNKLRSIRLPLLCSLALFSIASAMYSTLELFTSHQKYLMLLSRFLIGVSSSSVTVCRSYLSAATKLKERTAAVSMVSLAQTLGFIVGPALQGLVTPLGDRGFPLFGSSLYLNMYTATGWINVLMGMMNFVLFLPCIFKEKRIAAREAMVQQGMETEKETWKAMKPDYISAWSLIVAFFILVFNFVFLETLATPLTMDMFAWTKAEALYYMAWVMAIGAIVASATFVVIVPLCKKFPEQNVLLWGGFFLMVLGRAVYLPMGDPPKLAIPNNETLALKLEADSNIYGSNFTEVFSNLTRLDFGYTNSSVDEELAATELLGCPTSQEWCKTTKGMTITQFLIGYAFTAIGYPIGVTLITTIFSKVLGPRPQGTWMGIMTSSGCLSRAMGPVFLSTIYTKFGLYWTFGTTALMMAGTMLWLWIVRERLTPISCENPITGQELQTINRKDNVGKIDPSEMEKLNSNRSKGDFKLSAIDNPS, from the exons ATGGACTTCCTAAAGCGTTGCTTCATCAAACGACCTTCTCCAGAAGACTTGTCGGATGGCCTAGAAACAGAATCCCAGTACATCGCACGATGGAATTCTATTCGAATTATTTACTACACAATGTTTTTAATGTCACTTGGATTTAGCATAATTCTGACAGGCGTTTGGCCTTATCTGGATAAG TTAGATCCACAGGCTGGAAAGGAATTTATGGGATGGATAGTGGGAATCAATCCAGTTGGGCAATTGATTTTTTGTCCTCTTATTGGATTGTGGAGTAATAAATTACGTTCAATAAGACTGCCACTATTGTGTTCATTAGCACTGTTTTCGATTGCAAGTGCAATGTACTCAACGCTAGAGCTATTCACCTCTCATCAGAAGTATTTGATGTTGCTTTCCCGGTTTCTGATCGGAGTTAGTTCTTCCAGCGTAACTGTTTGCCGGTCATATCTTTCTGCGGCCACCAAGCTAAAAGAGCGTACAGCCGCTGTGTCTATGGTGTCATTGGCACAAACTTTAGGGTTCATTGTAGGTCCTGCATTGCAAGGACTTGTAACCCCCTTAGGAGATCGCGGTTTCCCACTTTTCGGCAGTTCTTTGTATTTAAATATGTACACCGCGACCGGCTGGATAAACGTGCTGATGGGGATGATGAATTTCGTTCTGTTTCTACCCTGTATATTCAAAGAAAAACGAATTGCTGCTAGGGAAGCAATGGTTCAACAAGGAATGGAAACTGAGAAGGAAACTTGGAAAGCTATGAAACCAGATTATATATCAGCTTGGTCATTAATTGTGGCTTTCTTCATTCTTGTGTTTAACTTCGTTTTCCTTGAAAC aTTGGCAACACCCTTAACGATGGATATGTTTGCTTGGACTAAAGCAGAAGCGTTGTATTATATGGCTTGGGTAATGGCCATTGGAGCTATTGTTGCTAGTGCGACCTTTGTTGTGATAGTACCGTTATGTAAAAAGTTTCCCGAACAAAACGTTCTGCTTTGGGGAGGATTTTTCCTCATGGTGCTAGGACGTGCCGTTTATTTACCAATGGGCGATCCGCCAAAGTTGGCCATTCCGAATAACGAAACTCTTGCTTTGAAGCTGGAAGCAGATTCTAATATCTATGGATCTAATTTCACAGAAGTATTTTCCAATTTGACTAGGCTTGATTTTGGATATACAAATTCATCAGTTGATGAGGAGCTAGCCGCCACTGAATTGTTGGGTTGTCCCACTTCGCAAGAGTGGTGTAAAACTACAAAAGGAATGACGATAACACAGTTTTTAATTGGATATGCCTTCACAGCTATTGGTTATCCGATAGGGGTGACCCTAATTACGACCATTTTTTCTAAGGTTCTTGGCCCACGACCGCAGGGCACGTGGATGGGTATAATGACTAGCTCCGGTTGTTTATCGAGAGCAATGGGGCCTGTTTTTCTGTCCACAATCTACACAAAGTTTGGACTATACTGGACGTTTGGCACAACCGCTTTGATGATGGCCGGAACAATGCTATGGCTCTGGATCGTAAG GGAACGACTAACCCCAATAAGTTGCGAAAATCCTATAACGGGTCAAGAGCTGCAGACGATCAATAGAAAGGATAATGTCGGAAAAATAGATCCGAGCGAAATGGAAAAACTGAATAGTAACAGATCCAAGGGCGACTTCAAACTGTCCGCTATTGACAATCCAAGTTGA
- the LOC128733798 gene encoding exocyst complex component 1 — MAAGIKYHIQREVFDALDERILSVCNVSKLLKKKKASYLCVVATTKPRIVVSICQVKQYDKGVWKKKRTWTLEDVKGVDGRNESPETHEFDLNLEKVYRWFAANLHERQNFLTVLWKQLQKYVPEEEKPVFKNVPKAWLTERSPEKTLNEKFATMGARPPGAEDEDDEMDEVESEDFHALTEKEETNLGKLIGECDYAISNAEQFIEQLGKNLQELDGANIQSVLASEKQVNALMDQIETAILEAEKVEKRLDDYDEILCHIRDTMEKMGEKNQMIEIANTNNVKLLQELEKVVFQLDLPHVHQLALTDTDLTPKGLSTAIAAGKALQNAMNSDINPALLRLTAVQDQRKRFEKWKAKFSQTVSRHLNNLFIHLGNLGDSQNPHSSDLTLPKHNSVHKELSAYAELMHWMKAMDRKAYDALIKVYTSSLSKVYDRDIRIFFETAKSSISVKRFGSREDLNSSSMSNKLKLGQQSNKIPSQPYGILGINRELWGPGAEPVERQKFDSILEKVLAELEPVALSEQHFCIAFFQLDVISPTGKNTQTTLDVTTALQDRERDEKDTALAIPQKRLDRQINEDVRRMMGELFSNLEQELNNFILSFEKLDSYYSLYVLVRLTQHVMSAQDAHSFLSMTFASALIHVKRNFDKFMNLQLQSIQEAKIPKRSKCGLLPYVENFEEFAVTAESIFKKTERRNDLDRWYLKLVEAIFEHIPLHALEHPKTPQQVVKMENYHRMHSLLSQLKVVVLEQLKKDAKVRYNDALKAYVTKYFGRPLEKLNQFFEGVQQKVQQGVKETEISYQMAYSKQELRKVISQYPAREVKKGLEQLYKKVEKHLCDEENLLQVVWRAMQEEFIAQYNSLELWIQRCYAGAMITLDFTINDILDFFSEIARSH; from the exons ATGGCAGCCGGTATTAAGTACCACATTCAACGGGAAGTTTTCGATGCGTTGGACGAACGGATTCTATCGGTGTGCAATGTAAGTAAAttgctgaagaagaaaaaagctTCATACCTTTGTGTTGTGGCTACTACAAAACCCAGAATAGTGGTGTCGATTTGCCAAGTGAAACAATACGACAAGGGCGTATGGAAAAAGAAACGTACGTGGACGTTAGAAGACGTGAAGGGTGTGGACGGTAGAAATGAGTCACCAGAAACACACGAATTTGATCTCAACCTGGAAAAGGTTtaccgttggtttgcagcaaatTTGCACGAGAGACAAAactttttaactgttttatggaaGCAACTGCAGAAGTATGTTCCGGAGGAAGAGAAACCGGTTTTTAAGAACGTCCCGAAGGCTTGGCTTACGGAGCGATCGCCCGAAAAAACACTTAATGAGAAGTTTGCCACGATGGGAGCTCGGCCTCCGGGAGCGGAAGACGAGGATGATGAAATGGACGAGGTCGAAAGTGAGGATTTCCATGCGCTCACCGAGAAAGAGGAAACCAATCTGGGCAAACTAATTGGGGAATGTGATTATGCCATCAGTAATGCTGAACAATTTATCGAGCAACTGGGAAAGAACCTGCAGGAACTCGATGGTGCAAATATTCAAAGTGTGCTAGCTTCCGAAAAACAG GTTAATGCTTTGATGGATCAAATCGAAACTGCCATTCTGGAAgcggaaaaagtcgaaaaacggTTAGACGATTACGATGAAATTCTCTGTCATATTCGAGATACCATGGAAAAAATGGGCGAAAAGAATCAGATGATCGAAATTGCCAACACGAACAACGTCAAATTGTTACAAGAATTGGAGAAAGTAGTCTTCCAGCTGGATTTGCCGCATGTCCATCAGCTAGCACTTACGGATACGGACCTAACCCCGAAAGGGCTCTCTACTGCAATCGCTGCAGGAAAGGCGTTACAAAACGCAATGAACAGCGATATTAATCCTGCTTTGCTTAGACTGACGGCTGTCCAAGATCAGCGGAAACGGTTCGAAAAGTGGAAAGCAAAATTCTCACAGACTGTTAGTCGTCACCTCAACAACCTATTTATACATTTAGGTAATTTGGGAGACTCGCAAAACCCTCATTCAAGTGATTTAACTCTACCGAAGCATAATTCCGTTCACAAAGAGTTGTCCGCTTATGCTGAATTAATGCACTGGATGAAAGCAATGGATCGAAAAGCGTATGATGCTTTAATTAAAGTTTACACCAGCTCATTGAGCAAGGTTTACGATAGAGATATTCGGATCTTCTTTGAAACGGCGAAATCCTCAATATCGGTTAAAAGGTTTGGTTCTCGAGAGGATCTGAACAGCAGTTCAATGAGCAACAAACTTAAATTGGGTCAACAGAGCAATAAAATTCCTTCGCAACCGTATGGTATTTTAGGTATAAACAGGGAACTTTGGGGTCCCGGTGCGGAACCGGTCGAACGACAAAaatttgactctattttggagAAAGTTTTAGCAGAACTCGAACCAGTAGCGCTAAGTGAGCAACACTTTTGTATAGCGTTTTTCCAACTAGATGTAATAAGTCCGACTGGAAAGAACACCCAGACTACGTTGGACGTGACAACTGCTCTGCAAGACAGGGAACGTGATGAGAAAGATACTGCTCTCGCTATTCCACAGAAGCGACTAGATCGACAGATAAATGAGGATGTACGACGTATGATGGGAGAATTGTTTAGCAATTTGGAACAGGAACTCAACAATTTTATTCTCAGTTTTGAAAAACTCGACAGCTA TTATTCGTTGTACGTCCTAGTTCGTCTAACGCAGCACGTAATGTCCGCCCAGGACGCGCACTCTTTCCTTAGCATGACATTTGCTTCAGCACTGATCCATGTAAAAAGAAACTTCGATAAATTTATGAACCTTCAATTGCAGTCTATTCAGGAAGCAAAAATTCCAAAGCGATCCAAATGTGGGCTATTACCATACGTGGAAAACTTTGAAGAATTTGCGGTAACTGCTGAGTCAATATTCAAGAAAACAGAACGTCGGAATGATCTAGATCGATGGTATCTCAAATTAGTCGAGGCTATCTTCGAACATATTCCGTTGCATGCTTTAGAACACCCTAAAACGCCACAACAGGTAGTGAAAATGGAAAACTATCACAGAATGCATTCGCTGTTGTCACAGCTGAAGGTGGTTGTACTGGAACAATTGAAGAAGGACGCAAAAGTGCGATACAACGATGCACTGAAAGCATATGTGACTAAATATTTCGGACGTCCACTAGAAAAACTAAAC CAATTCTTTGAAGGCGTTCAGCAGAAAGTACAACAAGGTGTTAAAGAAACGGAAATTAGCTACCAGATGGCCTATTCGAAGCAGGAACTTCGCAAAGTGATCTCCCAGTACCCGGCAAGGGAGGTAAAAAAAGGTCTGGAGCAACTTTATAAAAAGGTAGAAAAACATCTCTGCGATGAGGAAAATCTACTGCAAGTAGTTTGGCGTGCAATGCAGGAAGAGTTTATCGCTCAGTACAATTCGCTGGAACTTTGGATCCAGCGATGTTATGCTGGAGCAATGATCACTCTTGACTTTACGATCAATgatattttggattttttctcCGAAATTGCGCGATCGCACTAG
- the LOC128733799 gene encoding DNA-directed RNA polymerase III subunit RPC7-like has translation MAGRGRGKSTGTLTQEQLQSMGVTRNEMQTVSSAAPPPLYPILQSKPVPLESNPDRDYKILWKEDFISYLRESPYYTTVKCSKSPVERYSDKVINVIENDPKRKQDGGFIWSMMPAELRPTFKRSKPAGTIGSEKNAAKRSKVVDIDAKLSALEKKESFLDAEVKKEKHGDSDEDDEQEEEMVDEEMDDENDYGNNYFDNGEAYNEEDDNLDDGPVY, from the exons ATGGCCGGACGTGGTCGAGGTAAATCTACTGGGACACTTACCCAAGAGCAGTTGCAATCGATGGGAGTGACgagaaatgaaatgcaaactgtCTCCTCGGCAGCTCCACCACCACTCTATCCTATACTACAGTCTAAACCAGTTCCTCTGGAG TCAAACCCTGACCGAGATTATAAAATCTTGTGGAAAGAGGATTTTATTTCGTACCTTAGGGAATCCCCTTACTACACGACCGTAAAATGCTCCAAAAGTCCTGTGGAACGATACTCGGACAAAGTTATT AACGTGATTGAAAATGACCCGAAACGGAAACAAGACGGTGGCTTCATTTGGAGCATGATGCCGGCCGAACTAAGGCCGACATTCAAACGAAGCAAACCTGCCGGTACCATTGGTAGTGAGAAAAATGCTGCCAAACGATCGAAAGTGGTGGATATTGATGCCAAGCTAAGTGCATTGGAAAAGAAAGAATCCTTCCTCGACGCAGAAGTAAAGAAGGAAAAGCACGGTGATTCCGATGAAGATGACGAACAGGAAGAGGAAATGGTTGATGAGGAGATGGACGATGAGAATGACTACGGGAATAATTATTTTGATAACGGGGAGGCATACAACGAGGAGGACGATAATCTAGACGATGGACCCGTTTATTAA